The Proteus vulgaris genome has a segment encoding these proteins:
- the pepB gene encoding aminopeptidase B, protein MNKQIMPIMLSNEPAAACWGEKALISTSETGMTIHLTEENRLGTIQRGGRKVDSQGIRNVALVGEGWDIERSWAFWLGFRAPKGARSIEWPQLSEADKHELESRIRIVDWVRDTINTPAEELGPEQLAQRTVDLFCGLDKDDISYKITKGADLREQNYAGIYTVGRGSSRDPVYLALDFNPTKDSDAPVFACLVGKGITFDSGGYSIKPSSSMNSMKADMGGAATLAGALALAITRGLNKRVKLLLCIADNMVSGNAFKLGDIIRYRNGKSVEIMNTDAEGRLVLADGLIDASNIAPELIIDAATLTGAAKVAVGNDYHSVLSFDDQLANELLASAEQENELFWRLPLADFHRSQLPSSFADLNNIAAPSHTAGASTAAAFLSHFVTDYKKGWVHIDCSATYRKSSVEQWAAGATGYGVRSIANLLLAKAK, encoded by the coding sequence ATGAATAAACAAATTATGCCTATCATGCTGTCAAATGAACCTGCAGCAGCATGTTGGGGAGAAAAAGCACTAATTAGCACTAGCGAAACAGGCATGACAATCCATTTAACGGAAGAAAACCGTTTAGGCACTATTCAGCGTGGTGGACGTAAAGTTGATAGCCAAGGTATTCGTAATGTTGCTCTTGTTGGCGAAGGTTGGGATATAGAGCGTAGCTGGGCTTTTTGGTTAGGCTTTAGAGCACCTAAAGGCGCCCGTTCTATCGAATGGCCACAATTGAGCGAAGCGGATAAACACGAATTAGAATCACGTATTCGTATCGTTGATTGGGTTAGAGACACGATTAATACACCAGCTGAAGAATTAGGCCCAGAGCAACTGGCACAACGTACGGTGGATCTTTTCTGTGGTCTGGATAAAGACGATATCAGCTATAAGATCACTAAAGGCGCAGATCTGCGCGAACAAAACTATGCTGGTATTTATACTGTAGGCCGTGGCTCTTCTCGTGATCCTGTCTATTTAGCATTAGATTTTAACCCAACCAAAGATAGCGATGCTCCTGTATTTGCTTGTTTAGTCGGTAAAGGTATTACTTTTGACTCTGGTGGTTATAGCATCAAACCTTCATCATCAATGAATTCAATGAAAGCCGATATGGGGGGAGCTGCAACGTTAGCGGGCGCTTTAGCATTAGCGATTACTCGTGGTTTGAATAAACGCGTGAAATTGTTGCTGTGTATTGCAGATAACATGGTCAGTGGTAATGCCTTTAAATTAGGTGATATTATTCGTTACCGTAATGGTAAATCAGTTGAAATTATGAATACGGATGCGGAAGGCCGTTTAGTATTAGCGGATGGCTTAATTGATGCAAGCAATATTGCACCAGAATTGATTATTGATGCTGCAACATTAACAGGTGCAGCTAAAGTCGCTGTGGGTAATGACTATCATTCAGTATTAAGTTTCGATGACCAATTAGCGAATGAATTATTGGCAAGTGCTGAACAAGAAAATGAATTATTCTGGCGTTTACCATTAGCTGATTTTCACCGTAGCCAATTGCCTTCAAGTTTTGCTGATCTGAATAATATTGCCGCACCTTCGCATACTGCGGGAGCAAGTACAGCCGCCGCTTTCTTATCGCACTTTGTCACTGACTATAAAAAAGGTTGGGTACATATCGATTGTTCAGCAACTTACAGAAAATCTTCTGTCGAACAATGGGCAGCAGGTGCGACAGGTTATGGTGTGCGTTCTATCGCAAATCTGTTATTAGCAAAAGCAAAATAA
- a CDS encoding enhanced serine sensitivity protein SseB, producing MGVSEQFETQEIVSVEGSSLTLSILEPQPEKLTMALSEFFGEHKPIRRAFIVNAQEQDNEESFYLIGLEITGEEDVIAQILPQAAGATFEYLEEGQSLDFCFVNKEEKGVSHFMIHHVSPFYQRKLGGFLRKGIPIVNLNT from the coding sequence ATGGGTGTATCTGAACAATTTGAGACACAAGAAATTGTTTCTGTTGAAGGTTCTTCTCTAACATTAAGTATACTAGAGCCACAGCCTGAAAAACTGACAATGGCATTAAGCGAATTTTTTGGTGAACATAAACCTATTCGCCGAGCTTTTATTGTTAATGCTCAGGAGCAAGATAATGAAGAATCGTTTTATCTTATTGGGTTAGAGATAACTGGAGAAGAAGACGTCATTGCGCAGATACTCCCACAAGCTGCAGGCGCTACTTTTGAATATCTAGAAGAAGGTCAATCTCTTGATTTTTGTTTTGTAAATAAAGAGGAAAAAGGGGTGAGTCATTTTATGATCCATCACGTATCACCTTTTTATCAACGCAAATTAGGTGGCTTCCTAAGAAAGGGAATTCCAATCGTTAATTTAAATACCTAA
- a CDS encoding alpha-2-macroglobulin-like lipoprotein (endopeptidase inhibitor): protein MLALTGCDDKADESASSTDKAQNTQTTEQQNSAQKTPDTATQTSEKSAVTTKTNNETALKSKEVRDELAMRFAGKDVTVLDASELQRDGASTMVVTFSVPLDPDQKFDNVIHLVDTKKGKLEGAWELSDNLMELRFRHLPPSTELNLTIDEKIKGINERTLTTPFSQKLTTEEIFPSVGFTSKGSLLPFDAAEGLPIIALNVDQVDVNFFRVKDEQLAQFLTQWESRSNINYWESDEFLSQADLIYTGRFELNTERNTRENVLLPLKSIDALKKEGAYIAVMQQAGKYSYTVPATVFTFSDIGLSMHSYLDTIDIFTQSLKNGVALDKVEIRLLDEKGGLISKAQTDSQGHATLDKSDKARLLMAIRDGQTSMIDLRKPALDLSEFDIGGPQGYSKQFFAFGPRDLYRPGETLIVNALLRDGDGNPIKEQPVKVDLLKTDGQVSRSFVWQPENGLYQLKLTIPTDENTGTRTLRFDIGDGTPRFYEFQVEDFMPERMALEITGKKGILLSGNDAYFDIKGRYLYGAPAADNRLQGQVFLKSTREAVSQLPGYEFGSVKDENFSRLLDEFELNLDSDGEGELSVDSERYAELKSPINIILQASLLEAGGRPVTRRYQQAVWPATHLAGIRPVFPKKEVYDYRTDKYKSGYSVDENSMAEFEIVYTDQDGKKLPANDLKVKFIYERHDYYWRWSSSNGWESGYNEKDLQMDEQTIKIAKDGTAKVAFPVEWGSYRIEVVDPKTELVSSLRFWAGYSWMDNTGGTGAVRPDQVKLKLDKEGYLPGEKVKLNIVAPHPGKGYVLLESSNGPLWWQEIDVPEKGLDVEVPINKEWARHDLYLTSVVVRPGDTSKQATVKRAVGILHLPLQDKNRRIDISLDAPEKIRPNQDLKIRIKADPVAGQPLPENINVLVSAVDTGVLNITEYKTPDPYDAFFGRKRYSIDQYDVYGQLIEGQGRLANLRFGGDGGEAAALSRGGKKPLTDVQIIAQQTAPIKLNAQGEGKFPYLFLNLMAKCV from the coding sequence GTGTTGGCACTGACTGGTTGTGATGACAAAGCTGATGAAAGCGCATCATCAACAGACAAAGCGCAAAACACACAAACAACTGAGCAACAAAATTCAGCTCAAAAAACACCCGACACCGCCACTCAAACTAGCGAAAAATCAGCAGTTACAACAAAAACGAATAATGAAACTGCATTAAAAAGCAAAGAAGTTCGTGATGAGTTGGCTATGCGTTTTGCAGGAAAAGATGTCACTGTATTAGATGCATCAGAATTGCAACGTGATGGCGCGAGTACCATGGTGGTGACTTTCTCTGTACCACTTGATCCAGACCAAAAGTTTGATAACGTCATTCATCTTGTTGATACCAAAAAAGGAAAATTAGAAGGTGCGTGGGAGTTATCGGATAACCTGATGGAATTGCGTTTCCGTCATTTACCACCGTCTACAGAATTAAATTTAACCATTGATGAAAAAATCAAAGGTATTAATGAGCGTACATTAACGACGCCTTTTAGTCAGAAGTTGACCACAGAAGAAATTTTTCCTTCGGTTGGATTTACCAGTAAAGGATCGTTATTACCGTTTGATGCGGCTGAAGGCTTACCTATTATTGCCTTAAATGTAGATCAAGTGGATGTTAACTTTTTCCGTGTAAAAGACGAGCAATTGGCTCAATTCTTAACGCAATGGGAAAGCCGTTCCAATATTAACTATTGGGAATCAGATGAATTTTTATCTCAAGCTGATTTGATTTATACCGGCCGTTTCGAGCTAAATACAGAAAGAAACACCCGTGAAAATGTATTATTACCACTAAAATCAATAGATGCTCTGAAAAAAGAAGGTGCCTATATTGCTGTAATGCAACAAGCGGGTAAATACTCTTATACGGTTCCTGCTACGGTATTCACTTTTAGTGATATCGGACTGTCGATGCACAGCTATCTTGATACAATAGATATTTTTACCCAATCACTTAAAAATGGTGTTGCATTAGATAAAGTAGAAATTCGGCTGTTGGATGAAAAAGGTGGGCTTATTTCTAAAGCTCAAACCGATAGTCAAGGACATGCGACACTTGATAAAAGTGATAAAGCTCGTTTATTAATGGCTATTCGTGATGGTCAAACGAGTATGATTGATTTGCGTAAACCTGCACTTGATCTTTCTGAGTTTGATATAGGTGGTCCTCAAGGTTATAGCAAACAATTTTTTGCCTTTGGCCCTCGTGATCTCTATCGTCCCGGTGAAACCTTAATTGTTAATGCATTACTGCGTGATGGCGATGGTAATCCAATTAAAGAACAGCCTGTTAAAGTTGACTTACTCAAAACGGATGGCCAAGTTTCACGTAGTTTTGTATGGCAACCTGAAAATGGGCTTTACCAATTAAAGTTAACTATTCCTACTGATGAAAATACGGGTACGCGTACTTTACGTTTTGATATTGGTGATGGTACACCTCGTTTCTATGAGTTTCAGGTAGAAGACTTTATGCCAGAGCGAATGGCATTAGAAATCACCGGTAAAAAAGGCATTTTATTAAGCGGTAATGACGCTTATTTTGATATCAAAGGTCGCTATCTTTATGGCGCACCGGCCGCGGATAATCGCTTACAAGGGCAAGTTTTCTTAAAAAGCACTCGTGAAGCCGTGAGTCAATTGCCTGGCTATGAATTTGGTTCTGTAAAAGATGAAAACTTTAGCCGTTTACTGGATGAGTTTGAACTTAATTTAGACTCTGATGGTGAAGGTGAGTTAAGCGTTGATAGTGAACGCTATGCTGAGTTGAAATCACCAATCAATATTATTCTACAAGCAAGCTTGCTTGAAGCGGGTGGGCGCCCTGTGACTCGCCGTTATCAGCAAGCTGTTTGGCCTGCTACTCATCTTGCGGGTATTCGTCCAGTCTTCCCTAAAAAAGAAGTTTATGACTATCGTACGGACAAATATAAATCAGGTTACAGTGTTGATGAAAACTCAATGGCTGAATTTGAAATTGTCTATACAGATCAAGATGGTAAAAAGCTACCCGCTAACGATCTTAAAGTGAAGTTTATCTATGAGCGCCATGATTATTATTGGCGTTGGTCTAGTTCGAATGGCTGGGAATCTGGTTATAACGAAAAAGATCTGCAAATGGATGAACAAACCATCAAAATAGCGAAAGACGGCACAGCAAAAGTGGCCTTTCCTGTTGAATGGGGTTCTTACCGTATTGAAGTGGTCGATCCTAAAACAGAATTAGTCAGTAGCTTACGGTTCTGGGCGGGTTATTCTTGGATGGATAACACCGGTGGAACAGGTGCGGTAAGACCTGACCAAGTTAAACTTAAACTGGATAAAGAAGGTTATTTACCGGGCGAGAAAGTGAAGTTAAACATTGTAGCGCCTCATCCAGGTAAAGGTTATGTCTTACTAGAGTCGAGTAATGGGCCTTTATGGTGGCAAGAAATTGATGTACCAGAAAAAGGGCTTGATGTTGAAGTGCCTATTAACAAAGAATGGGCAAGACACGATCTCTATCTAACATCTGTGGTCGTAAGGCCAGGTGATACGTCAAAACAAGCGACTGTAAAACGTGCTGTTGGTATTTTGCATTTACCATTACAGGATAAAAACCGTCGTATTGATATTTCACTTGATGCACCTGAAAAAATTCGCCCTAACCAAGATTTAAAAATCCGCATTAAAGCGGATCCTGTTGCAGGTCAGCCATTACCTGAAAATATTAATGTGTTAGTTTCTGCAGTGGATACGGGTGTATTAAATATCACAGAATATAAAACGCCTGATCCTTACGATGCCTTCTTTGGTCGTAAACGTTACAGCATC